The Lycium barbarum isolate Lr01 chromosome 11, ASM1917538v2, whole genome shotgun sequence genome contains the following window.
ATGAGCAACCATAGTTCATAAATAATGTATCCGAATATCCTAATACGCCGGACAATAAATCATATATTTCCATGTTCGTTTTATAAATAAATGCTTGCGAGTACACATTATTACAACTTGTAAGTACTCATAATTTTAAAATGATCCACCGATCCAATAAATCAACAATAATAGTAGCtagctattctttaatataatccttccaTGTGGTACAAACAATCTCTTCACGTCGagcatgagttttttttttttacaaattttaaattataaatcttATCTTTTGCagaatataaacttatgggtcaagtttttaAACTTTAAAAAATTGCGATCACAAACTTGAAATTGtaattctattttttttagaTGAAGTTGAGATTTGAAATCAAAACTTCAAATTGAAAGTTCAATTTTATTCAAATATCATAAAAACAAATACAAATTTCAAATTAAAACTTCAAATTTAAATTCTAACTCTTGTCTTGGTCAAACAAGCCCTTAGTAAGTACTAAAAGTAGTAGTATTTGGTTTCATTAGATGAAGTATTGTAAAGATTGAAATGTAGCTAGATTCATTTCCTCCACAACTCCTCTGTTTTTTCATTAATACGTATTAATTTATTTGGCgtactttttttctttcttttgggggATTAAAAATTGTGTTGGCGGCTGTCAAGCAGAATCTGTCCCACAACCTGCGGCCGCCACTCTGGCCAACATGTCTGGTTTCACGCATTTCTTTGACAATCAGGTAAatacgtaatttttttttttttttttttaaatattgaatGAGCGCTTTCACTTCTCTTTAGATTAAAACTACTATCAAGTGAAATGGATTTCGTAATATGAGTACTGAGGTAAatacgtattttttttttaaatattgaatGAACACTTTCACTTCTCTTTAGATTAAACTAATATCAAGTGAAATGGATTTCGAAATATGAGTACTCAGAAATCAGAGTACCTCATATAATGTATTACATGATGACAAATGTGACATTTCATGGACTAGTCAACACATTTTACTTGCTTAACCATAATCTCCATTTAGCTTGTTGGATCCCAAGTAACTTACGGTTATTAATTGGCTAATACTGATAAAATTCTTTTGTAAAAGATTTTGAAACGTTATTTGGCAAATATCGTCCAAACTCCTAATAGTTGAAAATTGCACTACCACATATCttgggaaaaagaaaagaattggagatttttatataaataggcggaTGGATTCACTGTTTACTTTTTTCTAGCAGGTATAAATAGATTACGCATGATTATACAAATATTATATGTGACTTATATCTTATATTCTATATCCGACGGCTTTAGTTTAAACAATTGGGTGAATAGCTATTTAAGTTAACTAGACATCTTATAAGAAATTTTCACCAGTTGTTCCTTTTTAGACAACTGTTTAGAAAATGAccctctttttatttttcttacaaTCTATAAACCTTTTAAATTACGGTCTAAAGATTCTTTTTGAGCAAACTGGAAATCGTATGAGGAAAAGGTAGACCATGGTCTAAAATTTTGTAAGTTATTTAAACGTTAGACAACAATATAATATTTTGTCTCTTACATTGAGTAACATGTGGGTAAACATTATACTCAAATCTAATGTTATTTGGAAGGAAATTTTTTAAGGACCGTATTTCCAACACTAAGCTTATTTTGAGATTAGGGTCTATGGGAAATAACCTCTCTACCCCATAAAGGTAGAACTAAGATCTGCGTACATTCTATactccccagatcccacttgttctgggattacactggatatgttattgttgttgtaaaaGTACGGACAAAATCTAAATGATAGCCTTAAAAACGCAAACGGACATTTGTGTAAAGCCTATTATAATACGGACCAACCCACTAAATCCCATAGCCCAAGCCAGCAAACGGCACCATTTGGGTTAACAGCCCAAGCCAGCAAGCGGCATTTTCCTGCAAAGAGATGTAGGAAACTCGaaagagaaaaggaccaaaatcatccataatgtttgggtttggatcaaaatcatgcatattctttcacatggtgcactaatagtacattatgtttgcataagtggtgcacttttagtcacaatcccaaataaatttaacggaaaagaacaaaaatgcccctgaacttttagaaaaggtataaaaataccctttattcatctattttgctaaaactacccctcaattcaactttttgactcatttattccccttgactaacggacaacactaattttaaaaaaaaaaaaaaaaaaaaattgcacatgacattttattactgaaaaattgatttattcttttaaaaagaaatctgaaaaatcgttatttgtagaataaggaaaaataatttttcaacatccatttctttaaaaaaacaaatgtagtaagccttttatatatatatataaaaaaaacagaattggattttcattaaaacatgtggaatttttttaagtttggaaaaaaaaaattaacgggtggaaaccccattttttttttagaaaattcaattttaaatctgaaaaactgattgtttttttaagtaaaatgtgcaaaactaatactccataattttcttctagatttaaaaaaagatagctTTCTGGTTTtatttttaaacacagtttttccataaaaaatttaattttttcagatttttataaaaatccaatttttcacattttgaaaagaaaaaaaattagtgttgtccgttagtcaaggttttactcgttaaaaaaaagttttccaaatttaaaaaaattccaaggtttcagatttctttttaaaagaataaatcaatttttcagtaataaaatgtcatgtgcaatttaattttttttaaaaaaaaaaaaaatagtgttgtccgttagtcaaggggaataaatgagccaaaaagttgaattgaggggtagttttagcaaaatagatgaataaagggtatttttataccttttctaaaagttcaggggcatttttgttcttttccgttaaatttatttgggattgtgactaaaagtgcaccacttatgcaaacataatgtactattagtgcaccatatgaaagaatatgtatgattttgatccaaacccaaacattatggatgattttggtccttttctcaaaCTCGAAATGTACAACAAACACTTGCCTTCTCCTTGAAAAAATCAAAGCTAATTCTGCACTAAATTGGAGAAATACTAAGTGAGATTTCCAACAAAGGATATTAAAATCCGTAAAAAAGGCATGTCGAAATTGTGGGCGAGATTTGCAGGAATATTCAGTAGCAAGAATTTTATAGGGATAGATAAAGCAGGCAATCGTTATTTTAAAAGAACAGAAGAGCTTGATGGTGTCAGTAAGTGCGTTTTCCTTCTTTCTTATTTTTCCTTACTTTTAATGCCAATTAATTTTGTTGTTTAATTCATTGTTTGTTCAATGAGGAAATAGTGTGGGATTCAGTTTGTTTATTTGTCTTTAATGATGATTCTAGTACTTCATATTGAACTTTCTTAGCTTTTGTTTTGGCTAATATGGCTAGTTATGATGATTTGGCTGTTTGAAAGTTGAGTACTTTATGCTACACTGTTAGTGCCCAAATAAACGAAAGGAAAAGAGTAAAGGGTACTTTTGATTTTTGTATGTTGGAGGAATCCATTTTGGCCCAATGTAAGGTGTACAAAGCTCCTTTTAGTTTGATAATGTACTTTGATTTTTGCTAGACTAGACCATTAAATTGCCTATTTCATGTCGGGAAACAAGGGGAAGATATACAATAATAAATAGTATTTATAAGAAGATACACAAAGTGGCTTGAGCCGTGCTAAGCACTGTCGTAAGAAACTACTATTTCAACAATGTAAAATGTTTCCTCAGGATTAAACAAGCCTACCTCCACTAGAGAGGTGTAGGAACAAAATTAGGTATATATAGGCATAAGAAAAAGTGTGGAGGAATTTGGGCGTGACACTCGTCTCTTATCCTTATTTTAGCAATCAAAATCTTATGAAATACATCATTTTGCCAACATTTCATACCCTATTGGGATATCTAGCTAAGAGGAATATTTTTGACGAGTTCAGACTTGACCAAGTAAAAGAAATGAGGTGATTTTGCATGAGGAAATTGGAAAAAAGAATTACTTACCTAGTTACCTATAACTCTCCCAAGTATTCAGGTGTTCGAAAAGTTGTATCTAGATGGCTTGTTTTTTATTATGTTATCTACTAAAGAGCTCTATGTGATATTGTTATATTTTATTAGTGAAGGAAAAGAGATGGGTGACATTCAAAGGAGAGGAAGATCCAACCTCCATTCCAGGTATGCCTTATTGGGAGAAACACCTAGCCAGCTCTAGATCTTGTTTTTGGTCTCAggttgtgtttggtatgaagtaaaatgtttttttcttttttaaaaaaagtaagtgggtttcttacttattttctagtgttcggtaagtaagcaaaaaatattatcccGAGAGCATTTATATGTAACTTGACGCAATACTGTGGGAGTGAGTTGGGTGGGGAGGTCATATTCCTTATCTTTAAGGAACTTGtattcctagagaaaatgttttccaaaacattttgaccaacTGAACATGGAACAATTGGAAAACATTtactagaaaatattttcctccataccaaacacacccctaAGTATAATACCCTTCTCCATCATGTTAATATGTCATGAAGAAAAATAATTGGCTGCTATTATTAACTTTTCAAGTTACATTACCACATCATTTGTTGCCATCAAGTAATTACAATTGATTGATTGCAGTTGAATGGATATGTTGGTTGAATGGACAACGGAAGAGTGCTCCAACTCCAGAGGTAAAATTGGACCTTTCATGTTAAAACTCCGTGCTCATAATCATGGACCATCATTAACCAGCATCATCTTTTCTTTGTTTGAATTGTCTTGTTCAAGAATATTACTGTTATCCCTTTACCAGCATGGGTAAAATTATAGAACATATGTTAATAAACCGAATAGTTTGGCTTTTTTTCCCCATATTTGGAATTAACACAGGCAaatcatattgttgtataaaagGTTGCAACATCAGTGTGATACGCCGGTATTTGAGTATAGTTGCTTTTGCTTGCAATCCATATCTCTTGCTTTGTCTGCTACTCCAATGAATTCTTAGGTATATAGTCACTtgatattttctttttattttgattttgataGGTAAATAATTCATTGGAAAAGCATCATTGTGGAATGGACCCATATGCATTTAACCAgagtcttaaaaaaaaaaaaagaaaaaaagaacaagCCAGCAAAAGTCCCACAAGCCCCTGTTCTTCTTTTGCCATTAATTCCAGCTCCAGGCTACTATTTCAATTTTCGTTGTGGTACTTGAAACACTATGCAGTTTTTTCTTCTCGCGGTTCTTGTTTGTTGTGCCATTTCATTTATGACTTTTCGGTCATGCCCAATTAATTGAACATAGGTCCTCGGTGTATACGGTGCAATCTAGTTGAGGTGCTTCTATCATTACAtttattgtcaaaaaaaaaagaatactgCAAAGCTTCTCAAATATTTGCCTTCAAATAACTGATGGAACTTATGTGATTAAAAGTAGGTCACAAATTGTCACTTTTAGCACATGCTTTCCATTATTCAGATATGCAGTTTTTTAAGTGTAAGTATGTGCGATCTGACTTGGTTGGACCCTGTCCGTAGGCGAACAGTTATAGTAGTTGGTTGTCTTGGGATTTGCCGTAGGCGAACAGTTATAGTAGTGGGTTGTCTTGGGATTTGATCTTGTCCATCAAAAGCATTTTATTTAGCTTAATTCACTTCCTGAACGGTTATTTGACGGTTATATAATTTCTATACCAGGAAATGGCTGAGTTGGAGGCCAGAAGGGAATTTGTTAAACTTAATATTGCTCGTAAGTTTTCCAATTTTATGCCTCTTTTTGGTTCATGGATTTCTTAACTGCTCTTGAAAAAACAACTTTAATATACTGACTTACTCCTAACACCTAGAATATTTAAGTTTATAAGAGAAGATAGAAAGAAGCTcactcggactcttcactttcggtgccgcacccgtgtcgacacGACGTGGGTGTGGGGGTGGGATCCGTACCCGATTTGGTCAAACGATTTTggatactttgaccaaaatcgatAGAGAAATTTGAGACGGACAATGATTTTTGAAATTAAAACAAAAGCTAGGGCTATTGCAATAGCCATGTTACACCTCTGTATCATTTGCAATAGCCATGGTACACCAAATAATAGTAAGGAGATGCATCTATACTTAATAATAATATGCATCTATACTTAATAATAATTACAGTTTCAAACTTGCTCTCAAAAATTTGTGCATTCTTTTCCTTATAAATAGTCCACTATATTCTGGCATATTTTTATAACTCttttttagatatttgaattatttttagcTGAATCCCAGCACCCGTATCCATACCTAGATCCGtacccccgaatcttaaaatttagatcatgaaggatccgacctctagatccgcacccgtattggacacccgcacccgagtctGAGCAACTTAGCATTCAACTTCTAGATGGTTGAATTTTTAAATGCTTTTCTGCTTTGGCCCATAATTAACCATTGGTTGGAGTCAAAAGAAGTTTAGGTGCTTAAACTACCGGGGCACTTAGATTTATTTTTCTTTCCTGCTTTATATGTTTAAAAAGTTAGCTTCTGTTCTGGTAGTTActtatgagttatgagtttaaTTTTGTTATTAGTCCGGTTTGAGATTTTCCAAGATCCAAACTTGCATGCTTTTTTAAGACACTTCGGTGATCATTGGATTGGCTGTCAGTAGGACGACCACCTTTCTgataatatattatttttttgttgctCTAAGGTCTCAAGAAGGAAGAGGAGGAAAGAAAGGCCAAAGAAGGCAAGCGGAAAGCCACAAACATTGGTAAGTTGCTAACTACAGTTTTACTCTATCCTTTGAAAGGGGAATCAAATTGCTAGTTGATCTGCATGACGTTTATTCCTCTTCACCTTGTCCCTAGGTAAAGCTGATGGCCCAGATTTAAAGAGTTTCGTTCAACAATTTCCAGATGCTTCAGAAGGTATCACCCTACCCTACAAAAGTACCCATCTCCATTCTTTAAGCTAGGGCCTGTTTGGTTTTGCAATCAGAACTTATTCGTTTTAGAAACCTAAACTTGCAAAACCATTTCTCCTCTCCATGTGAGCTTCCTTTTTGCAAATTGCACTACCCTTTTagggaattttttattttttctcttaaaGCTCCTTTATTTAATATGTTCAGTAGCATCTGCAGATATTTAATGAGTTCTATTCTTCTAATTTCACCGTATGAAAGACTCAAAAGATGTTTTAGGATATGAGATTTCCAGAAGGCAACCCCATGGTGAAATTTAATCTACCACAATTAGAGTTGACTGACTCTTGTAACTAAATTTAAGTTCAAACGCTGGCCAGAGGACAAGTAGATGTGTAGCCAACCACAAGATTGACGCCAAGCTCCTATCCTGAACAAAAAAAACCACCTTCTTCCAATTTATTCTTTGTCTATCCTTCTTAGCCCCCTTTTTTCTTGAACTGTTCCTCCAATGATCTTCACTTTGTTAAAACCTTATGAACCTTTAATAGCAAATTTTTGTCACCTCTACATCAGAAAATGAGTTGAAGGTTGTTTTACATGCATTTAAAAGGGCGGGCATATCATGTATGGATGTGTGGAAACATTCGTTATATGTGCCACTTTTGGTAATTGGGAGTAGCTTATGGGACTAACAgagagggatttttttttttttttgtagcatAACATGTTAGAGGGTGTTTTGGTTTGTCAATAAGATGCACGTGTGTATTACTGGGACGGAGATAGGAGTATAATACATCCAAATTATAATACGGAATATCGTATTGCCgggattattaaaagggataTCATTATACTGAATATTGTAGTATACAATACCGGAAGGTATTGTTTATCCTCCGCTTGTATGATAACCTTTAATTAAATAGCAACTTGGTGCTTAACTGGGCGACTAAATTCCTAACTTGAATGATATAGATGTAAATGCCCATTTGTTATTACTAATCACCTGTATTGAGTAATATAGGTGTGATGTTCCGCTTTTTGCTAAATCGCTCACGTACAGTAAGTGGGTTAATGAGTCTAATAATTACCATGATTTCAAATACAGTCTTTTACCAGCAAACCGAATAATTTTCTGCTTTCCCCTTTTTGCTTGGAACTAAGCAGTTGTTTTTGTTTTGCGATACATTATGGTCTGATGTTAATCCATAGCACAATATATCTTTTGGTTCTGCAACTGTTCTCCTTTTCCTGTTTTTATTCTTCTCTTCAGCTAAATTATGGTCAATTGTTTCTGGACTTTGTTTTGATTGCATCTTCATTTCTGTAGGTGATAAAACCGCAGAAACATCTGATACACAGAATGAAAAAAGGTGAGCCaaagcaatatttttttttcagtGTGGACTGCTTTCACTAGGTTTTCACTCTTGTAATCATTGATAAGAACAGGAAAAAGTAAAGAAGTGAAAAGGAAAGTGGAGGATAAGCGAGAAATAGTCCTCAAATAATTTCTCTTGCGACCTATGAATTTGGCTTGTTATTGTGTTCTCCCGCTTATAAAACTTACATACTGTGTTATATAGACATGCTAGACCAAAAGTAACTGAAGCAGCAATGTGCTTATCGTGTCAGATATCAAGCACAAAAAGTTCTCTTGTTTGTCATTTGGAAAATCAATTTACCGCCTAAAGTCTCCTGTTTCTGCTGGGTCGCTTTAAAAAGGGCTTGTTTAACTCTGGACAACCTCATGAAAAGGAAATTTCATCTCGCTATTAGATGTTACATGTGTCATTGCACCTTTGAAACCATTAACCACCTATTCTTACACTGTCCAGTTGCTACAGATGTGTGGAATATGTTCCTCACTTTGTTTGGTTTGCAATGGGTTATACCTCGCACTGTCAGGGAAGTTTTGTCTGTTGGAGTTCTTGGAAAATTGGGAAGGCCATCAGAAGAATCTGGTCTATGGTCCCTGCTTGCATTTTGTGGTGCTTATGGTTGGAAAGGAACCAAAGATGTTTTCATGGTATTGTAACTGCCAGCTCATATCTCAAGGCCAGATGCCTGCCTACTCTTTTTAGCTGGATTAATCTTACCCCTGCATATAACCCAGACTCTTTTTTGGATTTTATTAGCTCCTTAGTCTTATGGTAGATTCTTGGATTTGTCAGCTCTCTAGACTTATGATAGGTTTTTTGTTATCTTTGTATGAGCTGATGTTTCCTCCTCTTTTGTAACTATGCATCCGCTTGATGCCTTTGTGATTATAAAACACTTACAtcatcaaaaaaaataaaaatatacccTTCTACTGATCCACCTAACATACGCTGGAAACCATAGTTCTTTTTATGATTTTAAGTTCTCACTAGTGGAAATAATCTTACATAGAATGAATAATAGCAGGATGACTAGCTATTAGTCAATCTAATTATCATAGGCAATGACTTAAATATATCTTGTTTGTTTTCAGGTCGACAGAGCCAACTGGTTCCGGTGAATCCTTTAGACCAGGAACATGGCAACCTCCAACATGAGATCACTCAAACACAATGGTAGcctttatttttctcttgatgttCTATTATAGTCACCAGATGACTGCAGAAGTTGAAGACAACGAATTAAGGCCACATAGTGTGGCAGTCTCATTCTTTTTCCGCACGGATTTTTGCTCAGAACTATTGTTTCCGGCCTTCTTGTTTACCCGTTTCAGAGTCTTGCAGTTTTTGGTGGAACAAAAACTTTTCGATGAGTAATCCTCACCCTTTTTCCCTTAGATGTACTGTAAAGTTCTGCTATAAGGGTAAGTTCCTGACAGAAGCAAAAGGAATAGAGTGCTATATATTAGGAATATTATACACTCCAGAGGCTCTCTTGCTTGTTTAGCCGACCTGTATCTTGTGAAAAATTACTCAGCTTTTCCATCTAACAATTTTGTGACTAATTCGTGTTTTCGATAATTGTTTTCTATGGAAGCTAATTGTTTTCTATGTAATCTTATGAAGTGAACTTGGTAAGGTTTCATATTCAATTCGTGTTTTCGATAATTGTTTTCTATGTTATCTTATGAAGTGAATTTGGTAAGGCTTCGTATTCAATTACTGATCAGGAATACCCTGAAATGCTCCTTGAAGTGTTCTGTTTTCTTGTTCCTTATCGATATCTTTCACTATGTTCTTTCCTTAAAAGTGGCCCTCCTTCCCAGTTAGCTAGAGATAAATTCATGAGTGATCGAGTTCTTTTTTCTGTGGGTTTTCACCCGGTGTCCGGTATTTGTTTTGGGGTTGACTGATTCGGATTCATGCCTGAAACTttcaatttgaggggaaaatgcTCTCTTTTAAAGATGATTTTATTTTTAGGGGATCAAATTCGGGACCTATGTTGAAGGATGGGGAATGCTTACCACCATTTGGGAGTGCATAATGATTtcatttcttgtttttttttttttttttttttcatgttcaaATTTGGATATTGTATAGTTGTAACTTTCATGTTGTATGCCCGTTATTTCATTTCAATTGCTCAACTTCGGTTCTAAAGTTTCACATAGGTAGTAATTAGGAGGAAAATTTGGGAAGATTAAATAGGTTAAGAGTTGAGGCTGCATGAAACTAAGACCCTAAACCCTGATggaaacctaaaccctaaaccttaatggaaacctaaaccctaaacccttatccgttactttgaattATCCAAATTTAGACGTGTTGAATATATTACACTTTGCCACCTAAATTTGACACCCCTTGTTACTTCTTGGCCGCAATTTAGCTCTCATCTGCGCATCACGTGTCCTCGTGCTCATCTCTTCACCACTTCACTGTCTACACTCTTGCACAATCAGTAACATCCTCCCCACTATACATTTCCCCTCCACGCCCCACAGACTCAGGGGCGAAGGCAGAGCTAAGGGACGTAAGTAGCTTCATTAGATCTTTATCAAAAGACGTATATATAAAATTGAAATACCGATTCAAATTACTTTTTTATGTTTGTATGGTACGTTGAATTGACCTACTTTTTCAAATATCTACTTCTATGTATTTTGAATCTCCTTAGCAATAAGTCACCAGTAAGTTTAGGTATAGCAGAGTTATCTCTGTCGAAGTGATGATAATTGATATTTCTTAACCgaaaaaattacactatatagaTAGATAAGTTAGCGAAGTCATCTTTGTCCAAAGGGATACTCCtccattccaatttatgtgacactttaaGCTTAGTCAATATATATAAACTTCGACtaacattttaaaatatttttttattatattgaCACAAGAAAAATTGCAACATAGTAGTAGTATTTTTTGTATAACTTTTTAATgta
Protein-coding sequences here:
- the LOC132618181 gene encoding uncharacterized protein LOC132618181 isoform X3, with amino-acid sequence MSKLWARFAGIFSSKNFIGIDKAGNRYFKRTEELDGVMKEKRWVTFKGEEDPTSIPVEWICWLNGQRKSAPTPEEMAELEARREFVKLNIARLKKEEEERKAKEGKRKATNIGKADGPDLKSFVQQFPDASEGDKTAETSDTQNEKREVLSVGVLGKLGRPSEESGLWSLLAFCGAYGWKGTKDVFMVDRANWFR
- the LOC132618181 gene encoding uncharacterized protein LOC132618181 isoform X1 codes for the protein MSKLWARFAGIFSSKNFIGIDKAGNRYFKRTEELDGVMKEKRWVTFKGEEDPTSIPVEWICWLNGQRKSAPTPEEMAELEARREFVKLNIARLKKEEEERKAKEGKRKATNIGKADGPDLKSFVQQFPDASEGDKTAETSDTQNEKSCYRCVEYVPHFVWFAMGYTSHCQGSFVCWSSWKIGKAIRRIWSMVPACILWCLWLERNQRCFHGRQSQLVPVNPLDQEHGNLQHEITQTQW
- the LOC132618181 gene encoding uncharacterized protein LOC132618181 isoform X4; the protein is MSKLWARFAGIFSSKNFIGIDKAGNRYFKRTEELDGVMKEKRWVTFKGEEDPTSIPVEWICWLNGQRKSAPTPEEMAELEARREFVKLNIARLKKEEEERKAKEGKRKATNIGKADGPDLKSFVQQFPDASEGDKTAETSDTQNEKRSTEPTGSGESFRPGTWQPPT
- the LOC132618181 gene encoding uncharacterized protein LOC132618181 isoform X2, whose protein sequence is MVSVMKEKRWVTFKGEEDPTSIPVEWICWLNGQRKSAPTPEEMAELEARREFVKLNIARLKKEEEERKAKEGKRKATNIGKADGPDLKSFVQQFPDASEGDKTAETSDTQNEKSCYRCVEYVPHFVWFAMGYTSHCQGSFVCWSSWKIGKAIRRIWSMVPACILWCLWLERNQRCFHGRQSQLVPVNPLDQEHGNLQHEITQTQW
- the LOC132618181 gene encoding uncharacterized protein LOC132618181 isoform X5, yielding MDMLVEWTTEECSNSRGLKKEEEERKAKEGKRKATNIGKADGPDLKSFVQQFPDASEGDKTAETSDTQNEKSCYRCVEYVPHFVWFAMGYTSHCQGSFVCWSSWKIGKAIRRIWSMVPACILWCLWLERNQRCFHGRQSQLVPVNPLDQEHGNLQHEITQTQW